The genomic segment TTGCTGAGCATTTTGGCCGCGAGATTCTGCAGGCAGACGGCGCACTGGACAGGGCGGCGCTTCGGCAGCGGGTGTTTGAGAACCCGGAAGAGCGACACTGGCTTGAACGCCTGTTACATCCGGTCATTCGCGAGGAGTTAGTCAGGCAACTGCAATCACCGGACGCCCCCTATAGCCAGCCTTATGTTCTGCTGGTTTCGCCATTATTACTGGAAACCGATCAGCATGAATTGGTGGACCGCATTGTCGTAGTAGATGTACCGGAAGACATTCAGATTGAACGCACCATGGCGCGGGATGATAATAGCCAGGCGCAGGTTGAGCGCATTATGGCTGCGCAGATGGCCAGGGATGAGCGGCGTTCACGGGCAGACGCTGTGATTGATAATAACCGCCCTTTACAGGATGTGGAGCGCCAGGTTTGTGAATTGCATAATCGGTTCCTGTTTGAGTTTCGTTAAGGAGCCCCGGCCGAGACATCTGGCCGCCCCGCTTTTGTTTCATACGTTGCTGGTTTCATCGCTTGCTCATTCAGCAGAGCCAGTGTTTACAGTACGAGATTCCGCCATTCTGGATGTACTGGCACCGGAATCACTCCCATATTCGTTCTACACGTTTGAACCCGATGAATACTGGGCAGAACCAGAGGATTCCTGGTGGATGAGTCTCAGCAACTGGGTGATCCGCCAGGAACGCATTCATGGCACTACGGTCCAGAACTTTGGCGCCTGGGCTGATCGCACTTTGTCCCGATCCTCTCACTCGCTTCCAAACAACGAGAGTTATCTGAGAATCGGGTTTGCGGCA from the Marinobacter sp. LQ44 genome contains:
- the coaE gene encoding dephospho-CoA kinase (Dephospho-CoA kinase (CoaE) performs the final step in coenzyme A biosynthesis.), producing MKIVGLTGGIGSGKSTVVRIFGDLGVHWVDADDVAREVVEPGTAGLAAIAEHFGREILQADGALDRAALRQRVFENPEERHWLERLLHPVIREELVRQLQSPDAPYSQPYVLLVSPLLLETDQHELVDRIVVVDVPEDIQIERTMARDDNSQAQVERIMAAQMARDERRSRADAVIDNNRPLQDVERQVCELHNRFLFEFR